One region of Caldimonas thermodepolymerans genomic DNA includes:
- a CDS encoding dihydroneopterin aldolase gives MHSLLNHPSLIHCRRLFLSNYEVWINIGVHDFEKRGEQRVLIDVDLYIPLASSTPKADRLEEVVDYDFMRRSIAERVKQGHIHLQETLCDDIARMMLAHPQVKAVRVATQKPDVYPDCDAVGVEVFHVKTETQP, from the coding sequence ATGCATAGCCTGCTGAACCATCCGAGCCTGATCCACTGCAGGCGGCTGTTCCTGTCCAACTACGAGGTGTGGATCAACATCGGCGTGCACGATTTCGAGAAGCGCGGCGAACAGCGCGTCCTGATCGACGTCGACCTCTACATCCCGCTGGCGTCGTCCACGCCCAAGGCCGACCGGCTCGAGGAAGTGGTGGACTACGACTTCATGCGCCGCAGCATCGCCGAGCGCGTCAAGCAGGGGCACATCCACCTGCAGGAGACGCTGTGCGACGACATCGCGCGCATGATGCTGGCGCACCCGCAGGTCAAGGCCGTGCGGGTCGCGACGCAGAAGCCCGACGTCTATCCCGACTGCGACGCCGTGGGTGTCGAGGTGTTCCACGTCAAGACGGAGACGCAGCCATGA
- the ttcA gene encoding tRNA 2-thiocytidine(32) synthetase TtcA — MSAVLQPPGNDPQATADEAAKAAKLAFENHKLGKRLHRLVGQAIADYNMIEPGDKVMVCLSGGKDSYSLLDILLNLQKRAPLHFDIVAVNLDQKQPGFPEHVLPEYLKSRGVPFHIEEQDTYSIVKRVVPEGKTMCSLCSRLRRGVLYRVASELGATKIALGHHRDDMLQTFFLNMFFGGKLKGMPPKLVSDDGRHVVIRPLAYVNEVDLERWAEFRQFPIIPCSLCGSQENLQRKQIKAMLREWDRKYPGRIKNMFTALQNVVPSHLMDRNLYPFTSLQPTGTPDAGGDKAFDDDEDCMTPPATAVVQLKLDE, encoded by the coding sequence ATGAGCGCCGTGCTGCAGCCCCCCGGCAACGATCCGCAGGCCACGGCCGACGAGGCCGCCAAGGCCGCGAAGCTCGCGTTCGAGAACCACAAGCTCGGCAAGCGCCTGCACCGCCTGGTCGGGCAGGCGATCGCCGACTACAACATGATCGAGCCGGGCGACAAGGTGATGGTGTGCCTGTCCGGCGGCAAGGATTCCTACTCGCTGCTGGACATCCTGCTGAACCTGCAGAAGCGCGCGCCGCTGCACTTCGACATCGTCGCGGTCAACCTGGACCAGAAGCAGCCCGGCTTCCCGGAGCACGTGCTGCCCGAGTACCTGAAGAGCCGCGGCGTGCCGTTCCACATCGAGGAGCAGGACACCTACTCGATCGTCAAGCGCGTGGTGCCCGAGGGCAAGACCATGTGCAGCCTGTGCTCGCGCCTGCGCCGCGGCGTGCTGTACCGCGTCGCCAGCGAGCTGGGCGCGACCAAGATCGCGCTGGGCCACCACCGCGACGACATGCTGCAGACCTTCTTCCTCAACATGTTCTTCGGCGGCAAGCTCAAGGGCATGCCGCCGAAGCTGGTGAGCGACGACGGCAGGCACGTGGTGATCCGGCCGCTGGCCTACGTCAACGAGGTCGACCTGGAGCGCTGGGCCGAATTCCGCCAGTTCCCGATCATCCCGTGCAGCCTGTGCGGCAGCCAGGAGAACCTGCAGCGCAAGCAGATCAAGGCCATGCTGCGCGAGTGGGACCGCAAGTACCCCGGGCGCATCAAGAACATGTTCACCGCGCTGCAGAACGTGGTGCCCTCGCACCTGATGGACCGGAACCTGTATCCCTTCACCAGCCTCCAACCGACCGGCACGCCGGATGCTGGAGGCGACAAGGCCTTCGACGACGACGAGGACTGCATGACGCCGCCGGCCACGGCGGTCGTGCAGCTGAAGCTCGACGAATGA